In Bacillota bacterium, the sequence TCCTGTCTGCTAAGCTTGAACAGCTCCAGCATGATTTTGAGCTGAAGCAGGAGGAGCACAGAGAGCTCGATCAAATGGTGCGGGACAGCGAGCAGACAGTGGAGCAGAAGCGGCAGCAGCTCCAAAGACAGCGCCATGAGCTAGAGCAGAAGAAAAGTGCTTTTATTGAGTTTGTGCGGGAGCTTGCTGATGCCCGCAACTTTGGACTCAACTACCAGCAGCAGATGGGTCAACTTGAGCGGGAGCTGAAAGCTGCAGAACAAGATGTGGCGGAGTTTGGAAAAGCAGTCGCAGCACAGCAGGCACTGATTTCCGCGCAGAGACAAAAGAGCCTGGAACTTGAACAAGCAGTGCGCAGCGCTTCCCAACAGCTGGAGCAGGCTGCCCAGGCCTGCAGTGAACTTGAACAGAAACTGCAGCAGCTGGAAGTTCAGGAGCAGCAGGCCGTAAAGCAGTATCAGCAGACTAATTCCCGCCTAGAAGCGCTTCAGGATTTAGAAGCAGAATACGAAGGGTATAATTTCAGTGTGCGCCGCTTATTTGCCGCGAACATTCCCAATGTTACCCTGCTGGGAACAGTAGCGGATGTCATTTCCGTTCCGGAAGGGCTGGAAACAGCTATTGAGGTTGCTTTAGGCGCGGGACTCCAGTACATAATAACACCTCATGAGAAGGATGCGAAGCGGGCCATCGAGTGGCTCAAACAGCATCGCGCCGGACGCTGCACATTTTTACCACTGAATAATATCAAAGGCAGCACCTTCCCCCAAAACTATGCCAAGCACTGGCAGGAACCAGGATGTTTGGGACCGGCAGTTAATCTGCTGGACTTTGACCCTAAATACAGTCCCGCCCTCAACGCCTTATTAGGCAGGGTTGTAGTTGTGGAAGACTTAGATACTGCGCTGATGATGCAGCGCAAACTGCCAAGTTTCAGCCGCATTGTAACCCTAGCCGGCGAAGTGGTTATGCCTAACGGTTCTCTGACCGGCGGCAGCATCAACCAGAGATCATCTGGGATTTTAACGAGGAAAAATGAAATTGCTAGGCTTAAGCAGGAAGCGGCAGCTTATCAGGAAAAGACAGCAGCGATTAATCAAGCGAAAACTCAAGTCGAGAATCAACTCAAAACTGCGCGAACAGAGCAGGAGCAGATCAGCCAGCACCGCTACCAGCTGCAGCTGGATGGTCAAGCAGCAGTGGGTGAACTAAATAACCTCGAAGCCGAGTTGAAACGACTTGAGCAGCAGCTGGCGTCAAAACAGCAGCTGCTTCAAGATTACCACACAGCTAGGCTTGAGCTTCAGGACCAAGCCGCTGCATCTCGCGATAATGTCGCAGCGCTGGAGGAGGACGAGCAGGTTAAAAGGCGGGAAATCAACCAATTGGAAGATGCTGTGATCCGTCTTGAGCAGGAGTTGGAAGCAGAGTCTGCTAAACTTACCGGTCAAAAAGTTGCCGCAACCAGTGCAGCTGGAGAGGTGAACCGGGCAAAAGAACAGCTCACTGGTGCCGCTCAGCAGCTGGAGCACAACCGCAGTGCGCTTTTGACAGTGCTGGAAGAGATTGAAAAGCTGAAAGAGCAGCAGCGGCAGCTGGAAGCAGATTTGACTGCTAATCGGAAACTGGAAGAACAGCTGAAGGCCGACCGAGTTAAACTTCTGCAGGTTGCGGAGATAAAGAAACAGGAACGGGAAATGCTCAAAGAGAGCATTAATCAAACCAATCACAAGCTGAAATCGATCCAAGCTAGAATTGCAAGAATCGATAAAAACATGTACAATTACCGCCTTGAGCTGGAACGCATTGAGTTAGAGCTGAGAAGGATTGAAGAAGACCTAAGCGAGCGGGAACTGGAACCTGCCGTCCTTGCTGACAGGTCTGTTTCCACGAAAGTGACTGAGCTCATCGAGCAGGAAAAACAGCTCCGAGAACAGATTCGCGAGCTTGGAATTGTTAATCTGGCCGCACTGCAGGACTATGAAAATGTCAGGGAGCGGGTGTTCTTCCTCCAAGCCCAGTTCGATGACCTGTTTAATGCCAAAGAAACACTCAATCAAACCATTACCGAAATTGATGCTGCTTCCGCTGAGCGTTTAGAAGCAACTTATAAAGAACTGCGGAGAGAGTTTCAATCCACGTTCATCCAGCTGTTCAAAGGCGGCAGAGCGGATTTAGTGCTGACGGATCCCGACAATATCCTGGAAAGTGGTGTGAATATTATCGCCCAGCCTCCAGGCAAAAAGCCCCAGAATCTCCTGCTGTTATCAGGGGGAGAGCGGGCTTTAACGGCAATAGCACTGCTTTTAGCAATCAGGACCGTTCAGCCCACGCCATTCTGCGTAATGGATGAGATCGATGCAGCTTTAGACGAAGTCAATCTAAAGCGCTTTACGGAACAGCTGCGGGTTTTGGCGGAAACCACCCAGTTTCTGATCATCACCCACCGCACCAGCACCATGGAGGTAGCTGACCGCCTGTACGGAGTTACCATGTCGGATGATGCGGTTTCGCAGCTGATGTCTGTTCAATTAACATAGGAATAGGAGTCGATAACCATGCTGAGAAGACTATTTGGCAGCAGAAATGCTAAAAAAGACAAAGTCAACCAGGAGCCGGAAGTCAAAGCTGAAGCAGTAAAGGAACAGGAACCGGAGCTTGAACCGGAGCAGCCTCAAGCAGCTGCTGAGCCGGAAACAGCAGAACCGGTTGTTACGAAGAAAAGTTTATTTGCCCGCCTCAAGCAGGGGTTAAGCAAAACCAGAACCGGGTTTATCGATCGGATCGGACAGATTGTCACCGGTAGAGCTATCGATGAGGAGCTGTTTGAGGAGCTGGAAGAGATCTTAATCCAAGCCGATGTGGGCGTGACCACTACCTTAGAGCTGATGGATACGATCCGGGAGCGGGTTAAGGCTGAAAAAATAACCGATGGCGGCGCCCTGCAGGGACTCTTAAAAGAAGAGATTGTAGCTCTGCTCTCAAAATACCACAAACCCCTGGTGCTGTCTGATGACCGGCCGGCGGGAATTATGGTGGTTGGAGTAAATGGTGCGGGGAAAACTACCACCATCGGTAAGCTGGCGTATCGGCTGAAACAGGAGCAGGCTAAGGTGGTCTTAGGAGCAGGAGATACATTTAGGGCAGCAGCGGTTGATCAGCTCAAAGTTTGGGCTGACAGAGTGGGCGTTGATATGATTGCTCATCAAGAAGGGGCTGACCCTGGCGCAGTTGCCTATGACACTGTCGCGGCAGCCAAAGCCAGAAATGCAGATGTATTTATCCTCGATACCGCAGGCAGGCTCCAGACTAAGAAAAATCTCATGGCTGAGCTGGGTAAAGTTTACCGGGTTGCCCAAAGGGAATTAGGTCGGGATTTGGATGAGGTGCTGCTGGTAGTTGATGCCACCACCGGACAGAATGCCCTATCTCAAGCTAAGCTGTTCAGTGAGTCGGCGCCAGTCACCGGGATTGTTCTCACTAAACTTGATGGCACAGCCAAGGGCGGCATTGTGCTCGCTCTGGCCAACGAGCTGAAGCTGCCGGTTAAACTCGTGGGCGTTGGTGAGCAGATGCTCGATCTCCAGGACTTCGATCCCCAGGAGTTTACTGAGGCATTATTCAGCTAAAAATGGCAAGGATTTATGCTTGACAGCTGCATCGTTTTTTTATATACTACCTCTGTAAAGTTAAAATGCTTAACAGAGGTATTGTTATGGAAGATACACTGCGCAAAAATCTTATCTATGATTTTTATGGGCCCTTACTTACTGAAAGGCAGCGGGATATTTATCAGATGTATTATGCCCAAGATATGAGTTTAGGGGAGATCGCCGAGCAGCTGGAGATCTCCCGTCAAGCTGTCTATGACATGATTAAAAGGTCCGCTGCAATCCTAGAAGATTATGAGAGCAAACTGGGATTGTTAAGCAAATTTCAAAGACAGCAGGCGTATCTCGATCAGATTGAGGAACACTTAGATAGACTTCAAAAGCAGGCTGCTGCCGGCAGATCCGATGGGCAGCTGGAGATTATGGGAGAAATTCAGCAGCTGATCAATAAGATTCGCGCTGAAGCTTAGGAGGCGAAATTAGTGCCTTTTTCGAATTTATCAGGTCGACTACAAGAAACCTTACGCAAATTGCGTACCCGGGGAAAACTAACTGAGAAAGATGTAGAAGCCGCTCTAAGAGAAGTAAGATTAGCGCTGTTAGAAGCAGACGTCAACTATAAGGTTGTGCGGGATTTTACCGCAAGAGTTAAAGAGCGGGCAGTTGGACATGAG encodes:
- a CDS encoding putative DNA-binding protein, whose protein sequence is MLNRGIVMEDTLRKNLIYDFYGPLLTERQRDIYQMYYAQDMSLGEIAEQLEISRQAVYDMIKRSAAILEDYESKLGLLSKFQRQQAYLDQIEEHLDRLQKQAAAGRSDGQLEIMGEIQQLINKIRAEA
- the smc gene encoding chromosome segregation protein SMC, which translates into the protein MRLKRLELVGFKSFANRVKLEFDDGITAIVGPNGSGKSNIADAVRWVLGEQSIKSLRGSKLEDVIFAGSDGKRPLGMAEVQLTLDNSDGFLPIDYNEVTITRRVYRSGESEFMINRQACRLRDIQDLFTDTGLGREGCAIIGQGQIDAVLSANPMDRRFILEETAGILKYRSRKEQAQRKMTQTEYDLVRVSDILSELKDQLGPLEEQAQKARKYQNLSQELEAVVLDRMALKLAELVTKETESKTALAACRAEAEELTEEHREQEQTLLQDQEQLNDLEYRIELNQEQIAQINEQINHTMQTLGLIEERLKHNLDSRAEKTELSQDYAEQIEVLSAKLEQLQHDFELKQEEHRELDQMVRDSEQTVEQKRQQLQRQRHELEQKKSAFIEFVRELADARNFGLNYQQQMGQLERELKAAEQDVAEFGKAVAAQQALISAQRQKSLELEQAVRSASQQLEQAAQACSELEQKLQQLEVQEQQAVKQYQQTNSRLEALQDLEAEYEGYNFSVRRLFAANIPNVTLLGTVADVISVPEGLETAIEVALGAGLQYIITPHEKDAKRAIEWLKQHRAGRCTFLPLNNIKGSTFPQNYAKHWQEPGCLGPAVNLLDFDPKYSPALNALLGRVVVVEDLDTALMMQRKLPSFSRIVTLAGEVVMPNGSLTGGSINQRSSGILTRKNEIARLKQEAAAYQEKTAAINQAKTQVENQLKTARTEQEQISQHRYQLQLDGQAAVGELNNLEAELKRLEQQLASKQQLLQDYHTARLELQDQAAASRDNVAALEEDEQVKRREINQLEDAVIRLEQELEAESAKLTGQKVAATSAAGEVNRAKEQLTGAAQQLEHNRSALLTVLEEIEKLKEQQRQLEADLTANRKLEEQLKADRVKLLQVAEIKKQEREMLKESINQTNHKLKSIQARIARIDKNMYNYRLELERIELELRRIEEDLSERELEPAVLADRSVSTKVTELIEQEKQLREQIRELGIVNLAALQDYENVRERVFFLQAQFDDLFNAKETLNQTITEIDAASAERLEATYKELRREFQSTFIQLFKGGRADLVLTDPDNILESGVNIIAQPPGKKPQNLLLLSGGERALTAIALLLAIRTVQPTPFCVMDEIDAALDEVNLKRFTEQLRVLAETTQFLIITHRTSTMEVADRLYGVTMSDDAVSQLMSVQLT
- the ftsY gene encoding signal recognition particle-docking protein FtsY, with translation MLRRLFGSRNAKKDKVNQEPEVKAEAVKEQEPELEPEQPQAAAEPETAEPVVTKKSLFARLKQGLSKTRTGFIDRIGQIVTGRAIDEELFEELEEILIQADVGVTTTLELMDTIRERVKAEKITDGGALQGLLKEEIVALLSKYHKPLVLSDDRPAGIMVVGVNGAGKTTTIGKLAYRLKQEQAKVVLGAGDTFRAAAVDQLKVWADRVGVDMIAHQEGADPGAVAYDTVAAAKARNADVFILDTAGRLQTKKNLMAELGKVYRVAQRELGRDLDEVLLVVDATTGQNALSQAKLFSESAPVTGIVLTKLDGTAKGGIVLALANELKLPVKLVGVGEQMLDLQDFDPQEFTEALFS